The sequence below is a genomic window from Gammaproteobacteria bacterium.
CGGCGCCCAGCCCGCGCAGCAACAGGGCGCAGCTCAGTTCGTAGCGCGACGGGGGAGGCGGGCGGCGCCCCCAGAGCAGGCAGCTGATGCCGCTCAGCAGCCGCCGGTGCCGGGAGAGAAAGCGGTAGCCGAATTCGCTGATCGCGGCAAAGCCGGGCAGGCGCAGATACAGCCGCAGCCAGTGGCCGTGACCGGGCGCCAGGGCCAGGATCCGGTACGCCGCTTCGGCGCCTTGGCAGCGGCGGCCGTCCGACAGAAACAGCTGGATGGAGCGGCGGAAGGCGGCGACCGGCAACTCCGGGTAGTCTTGCGCCGCGTCCTGATAGGGACGGTAATCGGCCCGGTCGCCGGTGCGTTGCCGCCAGTAACCGACCCAGTAACGGCAGATATTGCAGGCGCCGTCATAGATCAGCAGGCAACGGGGCGGGGCGCTCACTCCGGCATGGCGCAGGGGCGTCGGGCAGCGAAGTCTTGCAGTTGCATCGCCGCCTGTTCCAGGGTCTCGGTTTCCGTTCCCCGCCTCCCTGCGCTCAGCAACCGGCGCCAGCGACGGCTGCCCGGCTGTCCGTGCAGCAGGCCGAACAAGGGCTGGACCAGGCTTTGGAAGCGGGTGCCGCGGCGCAGTTCGCGGCAGGCATAGCGTCGGTAGGCCCGGAAGATCTCCTGGCGCGGCGGCGGCGTCCGCCGGGCGCCGAAGATCGCCGGGTCGGCGGCGGCCAGCAGGTAGGAGTTATGGTAGGCGGCGCGCCCGATCATGATCCCGTCCACGAGGCCCAGTTGCGCGCCGGCTTCCTCCAGGCAGGAGATGCCGCCGTTCAGAACGATCTCCAACTCCGGGAAGTCTCGCTTCAGCCGGTGGACGCGGCCGTGTTGCAGCGGCGGGCGGGTGCGGTTCTCTTTTGGGCTCAGCCCCCGCAGCCATGCTTTGCGCGCGTGCACGATAAAACCGCGGCAGCCGGCGGCGGCGACCCGCTCCACGAATCCGGCCAGGTGCCGGTAGCTGTCGCAGCGATCGACGCCGGTACGGGTTTTGACGGTGACCGGTGTCGCGACCCGTTCGCACATGGCCGCGACGCAGTCCGCCACTTGCGCCGGCTGCGCCAGCAGACAGGCCCCGATCCGGCCGCTGCTCGCCGCCTGGCTGGGACAGCCCACATTGAGGTTGATTTCGTCGAAGCCGGTCCGCTCCGCCATGCGCGCGCACTCGGCGAGCGACTCCGGGTCCGAGCCGGCCAACTGTAGCGCCAGCGGGCGCTCGGCGTCATCGCAGCGCAGCGGCAGGGCGCCGCGCAACAGCGCCTGGCAAGGGATCATCTCCGTGTACAGCAGGGTGTGGCGGGAGAGGGTCCGTGCCAGGCGCCGGAAGTGCCGGTTCGTCCAGCCCATCATCGGCGCCACCGAGAGGCGCCGGTCCGGGGACGCGCGCGGCGGGGCCGGATTCGGGGCTGCCGCGTTCATCCCGCTGCCGCCGGGGCGTAGTGTATTCGCAGCAGGCGGGCGGTAAAGTGCGGGCGCAGGTAGAAACTCCAGGACACGCCGTCCTCGCCGGCGGGGGCGCCTTGCGGGCGCAGTTGCAGGTAGTTCCCGTAGCGCCCGTCCAGGAATTCCGTCCCTTCCAGGCGCAGGATCTGGAGCAGTTCTTCCCAGTCGGCGCGCAGCACTTCCGCTTCGCCCGGCGTCGGCGACCAGAGCCAGGGCATCCCGACCCGGCGCTGCGCCGGAGACAGCCCCGGTTCGGCCAGTACCGGCACCCACAGTACGCGCGCCAGTTTGCGGCGCAGCGCGGAGTCTTCCCATACGGGGGCGGTGTCGCGTTGCCGGGAGACGGCGCAGACGAAGGTGGACTCCAGCGTGCGCCCGTCCCGGCTGACGGGCAGGCTCTTGAGCTCGATGCCCAGGGCGGAGAAATCGGGGCGGGAACGGGGGCCGGCGTCGGTGCCTAAGGCCGCCTCGAGCAGCCGCCCGACCCAGCCGCGGTCGCGGCGCAGGTCCCGTGGCGGGCAGGCGCCCAGTCGCCCCGCGATCTCGCCCAGGGTGCGGCCCGCCAGCGCCCGGCCGCGGGTGCGCAATTCGTCCTCGTCGGCGGGAGGCAGGGGCCGGTACATGCTCAGTTTTCTCCCAGCATCTCCAGGATGGCGCCGCGCAGGCGTCGCCGCCGGGCCGGGTCTCGCACCCTGCCGCCGCCTTTGCCGGCGAGGAAAAAGAAGTCCCTGACGCGCTCGCCGTAGGTGGCAATCTTCGCCCCCTGAAGTTGCAGTTCCGAACGCCGCAAGGCCGTGCCGATCCGAAACAGCAGTCCCGGCCGGTCCATGGTGGCGACCTCCATGATGGTGCGGTCGTTGTCCGGATCGTCCAGGAAATCAATGCGGGTTTCGATCCGGAAACTGCGCGCCTGTCGCGACGCCAGCCGGCTGACCTGCAACGGTATATCGGGCCGGGCCAGGACGTGTCGCAGGCGCTGGGCGATCTCGCGCGCCCGCTGCCCGCTGCCTACGCGCTCGCCGCT
It includes:
- the dusA gene encoding tRNA dihydrouridine(20/20a) synthase DusA; this translates as MNAAAPNPAPPRASPDRRLSVAPMMGWTNRHFRRLARTLSRHTLLYTEMIPCQALLRGALPLRCDDAERPLALQLAGSDPESLAECARMAERTGFDEINLNVGCPSQAASSGRIGACLLAQPAQVADCVAAMCERVATPVTVKTRTGVDRCDSYRHLAGFVERVAAAGCRGFIVHARKAWLRGLSPKENRTRPPLQHGRVHRLKRDFPELEIVLNGGISCLEEAGAQLGLVDGIMIGRAAYHNSYLLAAADPAIFGARRTPPPRQEIFRAYRRYACRELRRGTRFQSLVQPLFGLLHGQPGSRRWRRLLSAGRRGTETETLEQAAMQLQDFAARRPCAMPE
- a CDS encoding MutH/Sau3AI family endonuclease; protein product: MYRPLPPADEDELRTRGRALAGRTLGEIAGRLGACPPRDLRRDRGWVGRLLEAALGTDAGPRSRPDFSALGIELKSLPVSRDGRTLESTFVCAVSRQRDTAPVWEDSALRRKLARVLWVPVLAEPGLSPAQRRVGMPWLWSPTPGEAEVLRADWEELLQILRLEGTEFLDGRYGNYLQLRPQGAPAGEDGVSWSFYLRPHFTARLLRIHYAPAAAG